In Populus nigra chromosome 1, ddPopNigr1.1, whole genome shotgun sequence, one genomic interval encodes:
- the LOC133686885 gene encoding pyruvate dehydrogenase E1 component subunit beta-1, mitochondrial isoform X2 gives MLGIIRQKAFGQRIRPAVSAWRGYSSAAKEMTVREALNSALDEEMSADPKVFLMGEEVGEYQGAYKISKGLLDKYGPERVLDTPITEAGFTGIGVGAAYHGLKPVIEFMTFNFSMQAIDHIINSAAKSNYMSAGQISVPIVFRGPNGAAAGVGAQHSHCYAAWYASCPGLKVLAPYSSEDARGLLKAAIRDPDPVVFLENELLYGETFPVSAEVLDSSFCLPIGKAKIEKEGKDVTITAFSKMVGYALKAAEILAKEGISAEVINLRSIRPLDRNTINASVRKTNRLVTVEEGFPQHGVGAEICASVVEESFGYLDAPVERIAGADVPMPYAANLERLAVPQVEDIVRAAKRACYRSV, from the exons atgTTGGGGATTATAAGGCAAAAG GCTTTTGGGCAGAGGATTCGCCCTGCGGTATCGGCATGGAGAGGTTATTCATCTGCAGCGAAAGAG ATGACAGTTAGAGAAGCGCTAAACTCTGCACTTGATGAGGAAATGTCTGCTGATCCTAAGGTTTTTTTAATGGGGGAAGAG GTTGGTGAATATCAGGGTGCATATAAG ATATCCAAAGGGCTTTTGGACAAGTATGGTCCTGAGAGAGTTCTTGATACACCAATCACAGag GCTGGTTTTACTGGCATTGGGGTTGGCGCTGCTTACCATGGTCTTAAGCCTGTTATTGAGTTTATGACATTCAACTTCTCTATGCAG GCAATTGACCACATCATTAATTCGGCTGCAAAATCAAACTATATGTCTGCTGGGCAGATATCAGTGCCCATAGTTTTCAGAGGGCCCAATGGTGCTGCCGCTGGAGTTGGTGCCCAACACTCTCAT TGTTATGCTGCATGGTATGCTTCCTGCCCTGGTTTGAAAGTACTGGCTCCTTACTCATCTGAAGATGCTCGTGGTCTGCTGAAGGCTGCCATAAGGGACCCTGATcctgttgttttccttgaaaatgAGTTATT ATATGGTGAGACATTCCCTGTTTCTGCTGAAGTACTCGACTCCAGTTTTTGCCTTCCAATAGGGAAAGCCAAG ATTGAGAAAGAAGGGAAGGATGTGACCATTACTGCCTTTTCAAAAATGGTTGGCTATGCTCTCAAG GCTGCTGAGATACTTGCAAAGGAAGGAATCAGTGCTGAG GTGATAAATTTGCGATCAATTAGGCCACTAGATAGAAACACAATCAATGCTTCAGTCAGGAAAACTAACAGACTGGTGACAGTTGAAGAAGGATTTCCTCAGCATGGTGTTGGTGCTGAAATCTG TGCATCTGttgttgaagagagctttggtTATCTTGACGCCCCAGTTGAGAGAATTGCTGGAGCTGATGTTCCCATGCCTTATGCAGCTAATCTAGAGAGATTGGCTGTGCCACAG
- the LOC133686885 gene encoding pyruvate dehydrogenase E1 component subunit beta-1, mitochondrial isoform X1 encodes MLGIIRQKVNAGGSPILAFGQRIRPAVSAWRGYSSAAKEMTVREALNSALDEEMSADPKVFLMGEEVGEYQGAYKISKGLLDKYGPERVLDTPITEAGFTGIGVGAAYHGLKPVIEFMTFNFSMQAIDHIINSAAKSNYMSAGQISVPIVFRGPNGAAAGVGAQHSHCYAAWYASCPGLKVLAPYSSEDARGLLKAAIRDPDPVVFLENELLYGETFPVSAEVLDSSFCLPIGKAKIEKEGKDVTITAFSKMVGYALKAAEILAKEGISAEVINLRSIRPLDRNTINASVRKTNRLVTVEEGFPQHGVGAEICASVVEESFGYLDAPVERIAGADVPMPYAANLERLAVPQVEDIVRAAKRACYRSV; translated from the exons atgTTGGGGATTATAAGGCAAAAGGTGAATGCCGGAGGTTCTcctattttg GCTTTTGGGCAGAGGATTCGCCCTGCGGTATCGGCATGGAGAGGTTATTCATCTGCAGCGAAAGAG ATGACAGTTAGAGAAGCGCTAAACTCTGCACTTGATGAGGAAATGTCTGCTGATCCTAAGGTTTTTTTAATGGGGGAAGAG GTTGGTGAATATCAGGGTGCATATAAG ATATCCAAAGGGCTTTTGGACAAGTATGGTCCTGAGAGAGTTCTTGATACACCAATCACAGag GCTGGTTTTACTGGCATTGGGGTTGGCGCTGCTTACCATGGTCTTAAGCCTGTTATTGAGTTTATGACATTCAACTTCTCTATGCAG GCAATTGACCACATCATTAATTCGGCTGCAAAATCAAACTATATGTCTGCTGGGCAGATATCAGTGCCCATAGTTTTCAGAGGGCCCAATGGTGCTGCCGCTGGAGTTGGTGCCCAACACTCTCAT TGTTATGCTGCATGGTATGCTTCCTGCCCTGGTTTGAAAGTACTGGCTCCTTACTCATCTGAAGATGCTCGTGGTCTGCTGAAGGCTGCCATAAGGGACCCTGATcctgttgttttccttgaaaatgAGTTATT ATATGGTGAGACATTCCCTGTTTCTGCTGAAGTACTCGACTCCAGTTTTTGCCTTCCAATAGGGAAAGCCAAG ATTGAGAAAGAAGGGAAGGATGTGACCATTACTGCCTTTTCAAAAATGGTTGGCTATGCTCTCAAG GCTGCTGAGATACTTGCAAAGGAAGGAATCAGTGCTGAG GTGATAAATTTGCGATCAATTAGGCCACTAGATAGAAACACAATCAATGCTTCAGTCAGGAAAACTAACAGACTGGTGACAGTTGAAGAAGGATTTCCTCAGCATGGTGTTGGTGCTGAAATCTG TGCATCTGttgttgaagagagctttggtTATCTTGACGCCCCAGTTGAGAGAATTGCTGGAGCTGATGTTCCCATGCCTTATGCAGCTAATCTAGAGAGATTGGCTGTGCCACAG
- the LOC133680788 gene encoding NAC domain-containing protein 83-like: MEKLSFVKNGVLRLPPGFRFHPTDEELVVQYLKRKVFACPLPASIIPEVDVCRSDPWDLPGDLEQERYFFSTREAKYPNGNRSNRATGSGYWKATGIDKQIVTSKGHQVVGMKKTLVFYRGKPPHGTRTDWIMHEYRLASTETTACNTLKNKNSTQGPVVVPMENWVLCRIFLKKRGTKNEEENIQIGNDNRLPKLRATEPVFYDFMTKEKTTDLNLAPSSSSSGSSGITEEVSCNESDDHEESSSWNSFPYVRRKP; encoded by the exons ATGGAGAAGCTTAGTTTTGTTAAGAATGGTGTGCTTAGATTGCCTCCTGGATTTAGGTTCCACCCAACAGATGAGGAGCTTGTTGTCCAGTACTTGAAGAGAAAGGTGTTTGCTTGCCCCTTGCCTGCTTCCATAATCCCTGAAGTCGATGTTTGCAGGTCTGATCCTTGGGATTTGCCAG GTGATTTGGAGCAAGAACGGTACTTTTTCAGCACCAGAGAAGCCAAATATCCCAATGGGAATCGATCCAACAGAGCCACAGGCTCTGGCTACTGGAAGGCAACTGGAATAGACAAGCAAATTGTGACTTCTAAGGGCCACCAAGTTGTGGGGATGAAGAAAACTCTGGTTTTTTACAGAGGAAAGCCCCCCCATGGCACTAGGACTGATTGGATCATGCATGAATACCGCCTTGCAAGCACTGAAACCACAGCCTGCAATaccctgaaaaataaaaattcaactcaG GGCCCTGTTGTGGTGCCAATGGAAAATTGGGTTCTATGCCGCATATTTTTGAAGAAGAGAGGCACAAAAAATGAGGAGGAAAACATTCAAATTGGCAATGATAATAGACTGCCCAAACTCAGGGCCACTGAGCCTGTTTTCTATGATTTCATGACAAAGGAGAAGACAACTGATTTGAATCTAGCTCCTTCCTCATCATCCTCAGGATCCAGTGGAATCACAGAGGAGGTGTCCTGTAATGAATCAGATGATCACGAAGAAAGTAGTAGTTGGAATAGTTTTCCTTACGTTAGAAGAAAACCATAG